Below is a window of Cryobacterium sp. PAMC25264 DNA.
CGGGCGTTGGACTCCACGATTTTGGATGACGCGGTCGCCCGCCAGGACACGGTGACGCAGTTGGTCGCGCAGATCCGCCGGGTCGGTCGGGAGATCCCCGGCGCCGACATGATCGTGGCCGGCCTGCCCGGCCATGACTACGAGAAGCCCGGCAAGCCCGACATCGCCTGGGACGACAAGGCGGCCAGGGACGAACTCGTTTCCCGCCTCGTGACCGACGCCCTGGCGTTGCTTGCGGCAATCGACACGACGTCATTGACCGACTCGCAGCAGGAGACGGTCGCGTTGCTCGCCCTCGTCGCGGGCCAGGACGTCGAGCCGGCTGAGGGGTCCGATGGCTCGGATGGGCGGTGGCGGATCGCGCGGAAGGTCGCGCCGGACCGGGTGATCTCGACCGTTGACCCGGACGCCCGCCACGCGCACAAGAGCCGGGAGAAGAAGCAAGACGGTTTCAAAGCCCACATCGCGATCGAGCCCGATACGGGTCTGGTGACCGCGGCCGTGTTGACGAAAGCGTCCGGGCCCAAGAACAGTGACGCGGCCCGCGGCGCGGCCCTGGTGGCCGCTGACACGAGCATCGGCTCGGACACGGTCGAGGTCCTCGGTGATTCTGCCTACGGCAGCGGGGACCTCCTCGCCGAGGTCACCGCGGCCGGGCATGTTCCGATCATCAAACCGATGCCGTTGAGTCGGGCGGTTCCGGGCGGATTCACAATCGATGACTTCAGCATCGACGAAGCTAAGCGCACGGTGACGTGTCCTGCGGGGAACACCCGACCGATCACCGTGAAACGTAATGTCACATTTGGCGCCGTTTG
It encodes the following:
- a CDS encoding IS1182 family transposase → MQGRDDGQRQLLDVGVFAGHMLPAGSVFAFLAEHRHELFPDDAFADLFPSGRGRPSTPADVIASVMVLQTLHSLSDRETAEAVTFDLRWKAACGFGLTETSFHPTVLTYWRRRLAASTRPHRIFDAVAEVIAGSGALSGRKRRALDSTILDDAVARQDTVTQLVAQIRRVGREIPGADMIVAGLPGHDYEKPGKPDIAWDDKAARDELVSRLVTDALALLAAIDTTSLTDSQQETVALLALVAGQDVEPAEGSDGSDGRWRIARKVAPDRVISTVDPDARHAHKSREKKQDGFKAHIAIEPDTGLVTAAVLTKASGPKNSDAARGAALVAADTSIGSDTVEVLGDSAYGSGDLLAEVTAAGHVPIIKPMPLSRAVPGGFTIDDFSIDEAKRTVTCPAGNTRPITVKRNVTFGAVCASCPLRAQCTSAVDGRKMVLHPQQQIQREHRARALDPDFQAVYRQHRPMVERSIAWMTRGARRVPYRGVVKNHAWWNNRAAAINLKRLLSLGLTSQNGVWALG